Proteins encoded together in one Pseudomonas sp. ADAK13 window:
- the sugE gene encoding quaternary ammonium compound efflux SMR transporter SugE — MSWIILFFAGLFEVGWAVGLKYTDGFSKPLPTALTIAAMAISLGLLGLAMKELPLGTAYAIWTGVGAVGTVIAGIILFGESMALFRLASVALIICGLIGLKISA, encoded by the coding sequence ATGTCCTGGATCATTCTGTTTTTTGCCGGACTGTTTGAAGTCGGCTGGGCCGTGGGATTGAAGTACACCGACGGTTTCAGCAAGCCACTGCCTACGGCCCTGACGATTGCCGCCATGGCCATCAGCCTGGGGTTGCTGGGGCTGGCCATGAAGGAGCTGCCGCTGGGCACCGCCTATGCCATCTGGACCGGTGTCGGTGCAGTGGGCACGGTGATTGCCGGGATTATCCTGTTCGGGGAATCCATGGCGCTGTTTCGACTGGCCAGTGTCGCGTTGATTATCTGTGGGCTGATCGGGCTCAAGATCAGCGCTTAG
- a CDS encoding LysR family transcriptional regulator: MDNLSGVIAFVKTAEALSFTGAARAMGISASAVGKNVVKLEASLNVRLLHRSTRKVSLTAEGQLFYERCRKILDDLQDARAMLSHAMQAPRGKLRVSLPTIGYRFLFPHMMAFRKAYPEIELELDFNDHLVDVIEEGFDVVIRSGGLADSTLMARRLGPFRFVLCASPEYLRANGRPHSLGDLEHHPCLRYRFATTGKIMDWTLSANPAITQLRLPTALTLNNMEAMLRAAMDGHGIAYVPDFLAREALAQGQLETVLDGHSDDQGQFWALWPSSRHLSPKIRVFVDFAAAHLFTTPPAGSPPATR, from the coding sequence ATGGATAACCTGAGCGGCGTGATCGCCTTTGTAAAAACGGCCGAAGCCCTGAGCTTCACCGGTGCGGCCCGCGCGATGGGGATTTCCGCCTCGGCGGTGGGCAAGAACGTCGTCAAGCTGGAGGCGTCGTTGAATGTGCGGCTGTTGCACCGCAGCACGCGCAAGGTCAGCCTGACCGCCGAAGGCCAACTGTTCTATGAGCGCTGCCGGAAAATTCTCGACGACCTGCAAGACGCCCGCGCCATGCTCTCCCATGCCATGCAGGCGCCCCGGGGCAAGTTGCGGGTCAGCCTGCCCACCATCGGCTATCGCTTTCTTTTTCCCCACATGATGGCGTTCCGCAAAGCCTACCCGGAGATCGAACTGGAGCTGGATTTCAACGACCACCTGGTGGACGTGATCGAGGAGGGCTTCGACGTGGTCATCCGCAGCGGCGGCCTGGCGGATTCGACCCTGATGGCCCGCAGGCTGGGGCCGTTCAGGTTTGTGTTGTGTGCGTCGCCCGAGTACCTGCGCGCCAACGGTCGGCCGCACTCCCTGGGCGACCTGGAGCACCACCCGTGTCTGCGTTACCGCTTCGCCACCACCGGAAAAATCATGGACTGGACCTTGTCCGCCAACCCGGCCATCACCCAATTGCGCCTGCCCACCGCGCTGACCTTGAACAACATGGAGGCCATGCTCAGGGCCGCGATGGATGGCCATGGCATTGCCTACGTGCCGGACTTCCTGGCCCGCGAGGCCCTCGCCCAAGGCCAGCTGGAAACTGTGCTCGACGGCCATTCCGATGACCAGGGCCAGTTCTGGGCGCTGTGGCCTTCCAGCCGGCACCTGTCACCGAAGATCCGCGTGTTTGTCGACTTCGCCGCCGCCCATCTGTTCACAACCCCACCAGCCGGTAGCCCACCTGCAACTCGGTAA
- a CDS encoding response regulator, giving the protein MSTARILIVEDEANIRRFVGIALQDEGFQVFEADSVKRALIHASSRQPDLVIVDLGLPDGDGKQLISELRGWLAVPILVLSARDREEEKVAALDAGADDYLTKPFGVPELLARIRAQLRRHGQTGTVAATSKVAFGEIEVDLATHEVWRQGLPVHLTPIEYRLLCAMIRGQSRVLTHRQLLLEVWGLDYVDRAHYLRVHMAHLRQKLEADPAQPQYFITELQVGYRLVGL; this is encoded by the coding sequence ATGAGCACTGCACGCATTCTGATTGTTGAAGACGAGGCCAATATCCGCCGCTTTGTCGGCATCGCCCTGCAGGATGAGGGCTTCCAGGTGTTCGAGGCCGACAGCGTCAAGCGCGCGTTGATCCACGCCTCCAGCCGTCAGCCAGACCTGGTGATCGTCGACCTCGGCCTGCCGGACGGCGACGGCAAACAGTTGATCAGCGAGCTGCGGGGTTGGCTGGCGGTGCCGATCCTGGTGCTGTCGGCGCGGGATCGCGAGGAGGAAAAAGTCGCAGCCCTGGATGCCGGCGCCGATGACTACCTGACCAAACCTTTCGGCGTGCCCGAGTTGCTGGCGCGCATCCGTGCGCAACTGCGTCGACACGGGCAAACCGGCACGGTGGCGGCCACCAGCAAGGTGGCATTTGGCGAGATTGAAGTAGACCTGGCGACCCATGAAGTGTGGCGCCAGGGCCTGCCGGTGCACCTGACGCCCATCGAATACCGCCTGCTCTGCGCGATGATTCGCGGGCAAAGCCGGGTACTCACCCATCGCCAATTACTGCTCGAAGTGTGGGGCCTGGATTACGTGGACCGCGCCCACTATTTGCGGGTGCATATGGCCCATCTGCGGCAAAAGCTGGAGGCGGACCCGGCCCAGCCGCAGTACTTCATTACCGAGTTGCAGGTGGGCTACCGGCTGGTGGGGTTGTGA
- a CDS encoding FecR family protein, with translation MPDSRQQIDEQAAEWMLRLHEGELTEAQRQAFERWKQQGPQHAASAARMEDVVARMQALRGQKAPARAALNAAFPRPGKTRKHYGRALVLACSLALPAVALLYSPYPQQWMADVHNGPGEWKTLRLADGSTLTLNGISAANLYFDNRQRRIELLQGEILVEVAHDRERPFVVQTAQGTLRALGTRFVVKREGDVTVLSMLESRVAAKSANGQQTLEVDAGSRAQVSADAVRLSGSIDPASVNDAWHRHQLVVDNRPLPEVLDEIARHRSGRLQFDRAALANLKVSAVLPLDDTDRTLQMLAQTLPIKLRTFTPWLVIVSPGTESKK, from the coding sequence ATGCCTGACTCCCGCCAACAGATCGACGAACAAGCCGCCGAATGGATGCTTCGCCTGCACGAAGGCGAATTGACCGAAGCCCAGCGCCAGGCATTCGAACGCTGGAAGCAGCAAGGCCCACAACACGCCGCTTCCGCCGCGCGCATGGAAGACGTGGTCGCACGGATGCAGGCCCTGCGCGGGCAAAAAGCCCCGGCGCGGGCGGCCTTGAACGCCGCGTTTCCACGGCCCGGGAAAACCCGCAAGCACTACGGCCGCGCGCTGGTATTGGCGTGCAGCCTGGCCCTGCCCGCTGTGGCGCTGCTCTACAGCCCTTACCCACAACAGTGGATGGCCGATGTGCACAACGGCCCCGGCGAGTGGAAAACCCTGCGCCTGGCGGACGGCTCCACGCTGACGTTGAACGGCATCAGTGCGGCGAACCTGTATTTCGACAACCGGCAGCGCCGCATCGAACTGCTGCAAGGCGAGATCTTGGTAGAAGTGGCTCACGATCGCGAGCGGCCGTTTGTGGTGCAGACCGCCCAAGGTACCCTGCGCGCGTTGGGCACGCGGTTTGTGGTCAAGCGCGAAGGCGATGTAACGGTGCTGAGCATGCTCGAATCCCGCGTGGCGGCAAAAAGCGCGAATGGCCAGCAGACGCTGGAAGTTGACGCCGGCTCGCGGGCGCAGGTCAGTGCGGACGCCGTGCGTTTGTCTGGCAGCATCGACCCGGCGAGCGTCAACGACGCCTGGCACCGCCATCAACTGGTGGTGGATAACCGGCCGTTGCCGGAAGTGCTGGACGAGATCGCCCGTCACCGTTCGGGCCGCTTGCAGTTTGATCGAGCCGCACTGGCGAATCTCAAGGTCTCGGCCGTACTGCCTCTGGACGACACCGACCGCACCTTGCAGATGCTGGCCCAAACCCTGCCCATCAAGCTGAGAACCTTTACCCCGTGGCTCGTGATCGTCAGCCCGGGCACCGAAAGTAAAAAATAA
- a CDS encoding MFS transporter, with product MNITPEPVPAPGRYSILAAICLAALVLPMSFTGGAVATPFIGQAFAAQPSQLAWITNAFMLSFGSLLMAAGTLADLYGRKRLFLWGMTLFTVVSVLLAMVPGIFWLDILRGVQGVAAATALASGCAALAQEFDGHARTRAFSLLGTTFGAGLAFGPLLSGLMIEHWGWRAIFLGTALLAGLSLLFAAPKMRESRDPQALRLDTTGVLTFSAMLVALTTAVILAPEHGWTSPLVDALLVAAAVFLLVFILVENRSSQPMLDLRLFRFPRFLGVQLLPIGTCYCYIVLIVLLPLRFIGVEGASALDAGLMMLALSAPMLVVPMIAATLTRWLSAGVLCAIGLLIAAAGLWGLSLAGQPGQTVAAMLVIGIGTGLPWGLMDGLAISVVPKERAGMAAGIFNTTRVASEGVALAITMAVLGALVAHHLRGSAAADVSVIAQALVMGDVLQAGTAIPLAELRAAYLAGFNTLLQLLAGFTLLTAMVVFAFLARRAPARVQAESALSR from the coding sequence ATGAACATCACACCCGAACCTGTGCCCGCCCCTGGCCGATATTCCATCCTGGCCGCGATTTGCCTGGCCGCCCTCGTATTGCCCATGAGCTTCACCGGCGGCGCCGTCGCCACGCCGTTTATCGGCCAGGCGTTTGCCGCCCAGCCCAGCCAACTGGCGTGGATCACCAACGCCTTCATGCTGAGTTTCGGCAGCCTGCTGATGGCCGCCGGCACCCTCGCTGATCTGTATGGGAGAAAGCGCCTTTTCTTGTGGGGCATGACACTGTTCACCGTGGTCTCCGTGCTACTGGCAATGGTACCGGGGATTTTCTGGCTGGATATATTGCGTGGCGTGCAGGGCGTCGCGGCGGCCACGGCGCTGGCCAGTGGCTGTGCCGCGCTGGCCCAGGAGTTTGACGGCCACGCGCGCACCCGAGCCTTCAGCTTGCTGGGCACCACGTTCGGTGCAGGCCTGGCGTTTGGGCCGTTGCTCTCGGGGTTGATGATCGAGCACTGGGGCTGGCGCGCGATTTTCCTCGGCACCGCCCTGCTCGCCGGCCTCTCGCTGCTGTTTGCCGCGCCCAAAATGCGTGAAAGCCGCGACCCGCAGGCGCTGCGGTTGGATACCACCGGCGTACTGACGTTTTCGGCCATGCTGGTGGCCCTGACCACGGCGGTGATCCTCGCCCCGGAACACGGTTGGACGTCGCCGCTGGTTGATGCCCTGCTGGTGGCAGCGGCAGTATTTCTGCTGGTGTTTATCCTCGTCGAAAATCGCTCAAGCCAACCGATGCTGGACCTGCGGCTGTTTCGCTTCCCACGCTTTCTTGGCGTGCAGTTGCTGCCGATCGGCACCTGTTACTGCTACATCGTGCTGATCGTGTTGCTGCCCCTGCGTTTTATCGGTGTGGAAGGCGCCAGCGCGCTGGATGCGGGTTTGATGATGCTGGCGCTGTCGGCACCGATGCTGGTGGTGCCGATGATCGCCGCCACCCTGACGCGCTGGCTGTCGGCGGGTGTGTTGTGTGCCATTGGCTTGCTGATCGCGGCGGCGGGCTTGTGGGGGTTAAGCCTGGCCGGGCAGCCCGGGCAAACCGTCGCCGCGATGCTGGTGATCGGGATCGGCACGGGGTTGCCGTGGGGCCTGATGGATGGCCTGGCGATCAGCGTGGTGCCGAAGGAGCGCGCAGGAATGGCGGCGGGGATTTTCAATACGACCCGCGTGGCCAGTGAAGGCGTGGCGTTGGCGATCACCATGGCCGTGCTGGGCGCCTTGGTGGCGCACCACTTGCGGGGTAGCGCTGCGGCGGATGTTTCAGTGATTGCACAAGCGCTGGTGATGGGTGATGTCCTGCAGGCCGGCACGGCGATTCCACTGGCCGAACTGCGCGCGGCCTACCTCGCAGGCTTTAACACCCTGCTGCAATTGCTCGCAGGATTCACCCTGCTGACGGCGATGGTGGTTTTTGCGTTTCTGGCTCGGCGGGCCCCCGCACGGGTCCAGGCAGAGTCGGCACTCAGTCGCTGA
- the rdgC gene encoding recombination-associated protein RdgC, protein MWFKNLLIYRLTQDLPVDAEALETALATKLARPCASQELTTYGFVAPFGKGEDAPLVHVSGDFLLIAARKEERILPGSVVRDAVKEKVEEIEAEQMRKVYKKERDQIKDEIIQAFLPRAFIRRSSTFAAIAPKQGLILVNSASPKRAEDLLSTLREVIGTLPVRPLTVKTAPTAIMTDWVTTQKPADDFFVLDECELRDTHEDGGIVRCKRQDLTGEEIQLHLTTGKVVTQLSLAWQDKLSFMLDDKMTVKRLKFEDLLQDQAEQDGGDEALGQQDASFTLMMLTFGDFLPALVEALGGEETPQGI, encoded by the coding sequence ATGTGGTTCAAAAACCTGCTTATCTATCGCCTGACCCAAGATCTGCCTGTTGATGCCGAGGCGTTGGAAACTGCACTGGCCACCAAACTGGCGCGCCCTTGTGCAAGCCAGGAGTTGACCACTTACGGTTTCGTCGCCCCTTTCGGTAAAGGTGAAGACGCGCCCCTGGTGCACGTCAGCGGTGATTTCCTGCTGATCGCGGCGCGCAAGGAAGAACGCATCCTGCCGGGTAGCGTGGTGCGTGATGCGGTGAAGGAAAAGGTCGAAGAGATCGAAGCCGAGCAAATGCGCAAGGTCTACAAAAAGGAACGCGACCAGATCAAGGATGAAATCATCCAGGCCTTCCTGCCGCGTGCGTTTATCCGTCGCTCGTCGACCTTCGCCGCCATCGCGCCGAAACAGGGCCTGATCCTGGTGAACTCGGCCAGCCCGAAACGTGCCGAAGACCTGCTGTCCACCCTGCGTGAAGTGATCGGCACCCTGCCGGTACGTCCGCTGACCGTGAAAACCGCGCCAACCGCCATCATGACCGACTGGGTCACCACCCAGAAACCGGCCGATGACTTCTTCGTCCTCGACGAATGCGAACTGCGTGACACCCACGAAGACGGCGGCATCGTGCGTTGCAAGCGCCAGGACCTGACCGGCGAAGAGATCCAGCTGCACCTGACCACCGGCAAAGTCGTGACCCAATTGTCCCTGGCCTGGCAGGACAAACTGTCCTTCATGCTGGACGACAAAATGACCGTCAAGCGCCTGAAGTTCGAGGACCTGCTGCAGGATCAGGCTGAACAGGACGGCGGCGATGAAGCGCTGGGCCAACAGGACGCCAGCTTTACCCTGATGATGCTGACGTTTGGCGACTTCCTGCCGGCGTTGGTTGAGGCCTTGGGCGGTGAAGAGACCCCACAGGGCATCTAA
- a CDS encoding bile acid:sodium symporter family protein has product MRALAALSRFVGNTFAYWVLIFAVLAFLQPAWFIGLKGAIVPLLGLVMFGMGLTLKLEDFAEVARHPWRVALGVVAHFVIMPGVAWLLCQVFHLPPEIAVGVILVGCCPSGTSSNVMTWLARGDLALSVAIAAVTTFLAPLLTPALIWLLASAWLPVSFMELFWSILQVVLLPIVLGVVAQRLLGARVRHAVEVLPLVSVVSIVAIVAAVVAASQAKIAESGLLIMAVVILHNSFGFLLGYFTARVFGLPLAQRKSLSLEVGMQNSGLGAALASAHFSPLAAVPSALFSVWHNISGALLSTYFRRMSEKEDRELLASKSET; this is encoded by the coding sequence ATGCGCGCACTCGCCGCCTTGAGCCGTTTCGTCGGCAATACCTTCGCCTACTGGGTGCTGATTTTTGCCGTGCTCGCGTTCCTGCAACCGGCCTGGTTTATCGGCCTCAAGGGCGCCATCGTGCCGCTGTTGGGCCTGGTGATGTTCGGCATGGGGCTGACCCTCAAACTTGAAGATTTCGCTGAAGTCGCGCGTCATCCGTGGCGCGTGGCATTGGGCGTGGTCGCGCATTTCGTGATCATGCCGGGCGTCGCCTGGCTGCTGTGCCAGGTCTTTCACCTGCCACCGGAAATTGCCGTCGGTGTGATACTCGTCGGCTGCTGCCCGAGCGGCACCTCCTCCAATGTCATGACCTGGCTGGCCCGGGGCGACCTGGCGCTGTCGGTGGCCATCGCCGCCGTCACCACCTTCCTCGCCCCGCTGCTGACGCCCGCGCTGATCTGGCTGCTGGCTTCGGCCTGGTTGCCGGTGTCGTTCATGGAGTTGTTCTGGTCGATCCTGCAAGTGGTGTTGCTGCCGATCGTGCTTGGCGTGGTAGCGCAACGATTGCTGGGCGCCCGTGTACGCCATGCCGTAGAGGTATTGCCGCTGGTGTCGGTGGTCAGCATCGTGGCGATCGTGGCCGCCGTGGTGGCGGCCAGCCAGGCGAAGATTGCCGAGTCGGGCCTGCTGATCATGGCCGTGGTGATCCTGCACAACAGCTTTGGTTTCCTGCTGGGCTACTTCACCGCCCGTGTGTTCGGGCTGCCGCTGGCGCAACGCAAATCCCTGTCGCTGGAAGTGGGCATGCAGAACTCCGGCCTGGGCGCCGCATTGGCGAGTGCGCATTTCTCGCCGCTGGCGGCGGTGCCGAGCGCGCTGTTCAGCGTCTGGCACAATATTTCCGGGGCGTTGCTGTCAACGTACTTCCGGCGGATGAGCGAAAAGGAAGACCGCGAACTGCTGGCGAGCAAGTCCGAAACTTGA
- a CDS encoding TonB-dependent siderophore receptor gives MPIPSHPRRRLLSCAPLTLTLLTTTLLNIHLAQADTVNVAAQAYDIPAGPLGATLNRFAQQAGVAIVFQSQNLEGLNGPGLKGTYSVDAGFDRLLQGSGYRVIKGNQVYAVEAIPAATGAMELGPTQVSSNQLGNVTEGTDSYTPGSIATATRLVLTPKETPQSVTVVTRKHMDDFGLNNVDDVMRHTPGITVSAFDTDRTNYYARGFSINNFQYDGIPSTARNVAYSAGNTLSDMAIYDRVEVLKGATGLLTGAGSLGATINLVRKKPTADFQGHASLGAGSWDNYRSELDVSGPMTESGNVRGRAVAAYQDKRSFMDRYSRKSPVYYGIMEFDLSPDTMLTVGGDYQDSLPTASSWSGSFPLINANGDRNSVKRSFNNAANWSSWEQYTRTAFAMLEHDLGNGWVTKLQLDHKINGYHALMASIQGDEPRADGTAQITSQKYTGETVSDSADLYASGPFSLGGREHELVVGGSIGISDWNGKGYWNLAPNLVDFNNWHGHAPQPYWGAPQQYIDDTIRQTGAYMTTRLNLADDLKLLLGGRVVNYHLTGNNPSYRETGRFVPYVGVVYDLNETYSVYASYTDIFMPQENYNRDRQNQLLEPDEGQNYELGLKADFFDGRLNASAAYFEIHENNRAVSDDDYNNLKPTPQNYAYKGTKAVTKGYELEVSGELSPGWQIQAGYTHKVVRDDQDLKISTFEPEDQVKLYTTYKLKGDLDKLTVGGGVRWQSVGWQDIYNTPHGGYEEFSQEAYWLVDLMTRYQITKNVSATLNVNNLFDKSYYTNIGFYNSAAYGEPRNFMVTTRWDF, from the coding sequence ATGCCCATCCCTTCCCACCCACGTCGGCGCCTGTTGAGTTGCGCGCCGCTGACGCTCACGCTGCTCACGACGACATTGCTGAATATCCACTTGGCCCAGGCCGACACGGTCAACGTCGCGGCACAAGCCTACGACATTCCTGCAGGGCCACTGGGTGCCACACTCAACCGGTTTGCCCAGCAAGCAGGCGTGGCCATTGTGTTCCAGTCCCAGAACCTGGAGGGGCTGAATGGGCCGGGGCTGAAGGGCACTTACAGTGTGGACGCGGGGTTCGACAGGTTGCTTCAAGGCAGTGGCTACCGGGTGATCAAAGGCAATCAGGTGTACGCAGTGGAAGCCATTCCTGCGGCTACTGGCGCCATGGAGCTGGGCCCGACGCAGGTCAGCTCCAACCAGTTGGGCAACGTTACTGAAGGGACTGATTCCTACACTCCAGGCAGCATTGCGACGGCGACACGACTGGTGTTGACCCCCAAGGAAACCCCGCAATCGGTGACCGTGGTCACCCGCAAACACATGGATGACTTCGGCCTGAATAACGTCGACGACGTGATGCGCCACACCCCGGGCATCACCGTGTCGGCCTTCGACACCGACCGCACCAACTACTACGCCCGCGGTTTCTCCATCAACAACTTTCAGTACGACGGCATTCCTTCCACCGCGCGCAACGTTGCCTATTCGGCGGGTAATACCCTGAGCGACATGGCGATCTATGACCGGGTCGAGGTGCTTAAAGGCGCCACCGGCCTGCTCACCGGTGCAGGCTCGCTGGGGGCCACGATCAACCTGGTGCGCAAGAAACCCACGGCAGATTTCCAGGGCCATGCCAGCCTCGGCGCGGGCTCCTGGGATAACTACCGCAGCGAACTGGATGTGAGCGGCCCGATGACCGAAAGCGGCAACGTGCGTGGCCGAGCGGTCGCGGCCTACCAGGACAAGCGCTCGTTCATGGACCGTTACTCACGCAAAAGCCCGGTGTACTACGGCATCATGGAGTTCGACCTGTCCCCCGACACGATGCTGACCGTGGGTGGCGACTATCAGGACAGCTTGCCCACCGCATCGAGCTGGTCCGGCAGCTTCCCGCTGATCAACGCCAATGGCGATCGCAATAGCGTAAAGCGCTCGTTCAACAACGCCGCGAACTGGAGCAGTTGGGAGCAATACACCCGTACCGCCTTCGCCATGCTTGAACATGACCTCGGCAACGGCTGGGTCACCAAGCTGCAACTGGACCACAAGATCAACGGCTACCATGCGCTGATGGCTTCGATTCAGGGTGACGAGCCACGGGCAGACGGCACCGCACAGATCACTTCGCAAAAATACACCGGGGAAACCGTCAGCGACTCCGCCGACCTGTACGCAAGCGGCCCCTTCAGCCTGGGCGGCCGTGAGCATGAACTGGTGGTGGGCGGCTCCATCGGCATTTCCGACTGGAACGGCAAGGGCTACTGGAACCTCGCCCCCAACCTCGTCGACTTCAATAACTGGCACGGTCACGCCCCCCAACCCTACTGGGGCGCGCCGCAGCAATACATCGATGACACCATTCGCCAGACCGGCGCCTATATGACCACGCGCCTGAACCTGGCCGATGACCTGAAGCTGCTGCTCGGGGGACGGGTGGTCAATTATCACCTGACCGGCAATAACCCGTCCTACCGCGAGACCGGACGCTTTGTGCCGTATGTGGGCGTGGTGTACGACCTGAATGAAACCTACTCGGTCTACGCCAGCTACACCGATATCTTCATGCCCCAGGAAAACTACAACCGCGACCGGCAGAACCAATTGCTTGAGCCGGACGAAGGCCAGAACTATGAACTGGGCCTGAAGGCTGATTTCTTCGACGGCCGGCTGAACGCCAGCGCGGCGTATTTCGAGATCCACGAAAACAACCGCGCCGTTTCCGACGACGACTACAACAACCTGAAACCTACGCCGCAGAACTACGCCTACAAGGGCACCAAGGCCGTCACCAAGGGCTATGAGCTGGAAGTGTCCGGCGAACTCAGCCCGGGCTGGCAGATTCAGGCCGGCTACACCCACAAGGTGGTGCGTGACGACCAGGATCTGAAGATTTCCACGTTCGAGCCTGAAGACCAGGTCAAGCTGTACACCACCTATAAGCTCAAGGGAGACCTGGACAAGCTGACCGTCGGCGGTGGCGTGCGCTGGCAGAGCGTGGGCTGGCAGGACATCTACAACACCCCCCATGGCGGTTATGAAGAGTTTTCCCAGGAAGCGTACTGGCTGGTGGACCTGATGACCCGCTACCAGATCACCAAGAACGTGTCGGCGACGCTGAACGTCAACAACCTCTTCGACAAGTCCTACTACACCAACATCGGCTTCTATAACTCTGCCGCTTATGGTGAGCCACGCAACTTCATGGTCACCACCCGCTGGGATTTCTAA
- a CDS encoding sigma-70 family RNA polymerase sigma factor, translated as MSVGEPPFQREITELYSEHHGWLFTWLRRKLGCTHNAADVAQDTFARILHARESVTGIREPRAYLSTTARRLIIDQARRKQIENAYLQELMLTVETLEGFQSPEQLHATLEALEHIAFILEGMHDNVRQAFVLYYLEDLTQQQIARQLKLSERTVRKYLIQALLHCSHSVDI; from the coding sequence ATGTCTGTGGGTGAACCGCCGTTCCAACGGGAGATTACCGAGCTGTACAGCGAGCATCACGGCTGGCTGTTCACTTGGTTGCGCCGAAAACTGGGCTGTACCCACAACGCCGCCGACGTGGCGCAGGACACCTTCGCGCGGATTCTGCACGCGCGGGAGTCCGTGACGGGCATTCGCGAACCCCGCGCCTATTTGAGCACCACTGCCAGGCGGCTGATCATCGACCAGGCCCGGCGCAAGCAGATTGAAAACGCCTACCTTCAGGAACTGATGCTGACGGTGGAAACCCTGGAAGGTTTTCAGTCGCCTGAACAGCTCCACGCCACCCTGGAAGCCCTTGAACACATCGCGTTTATTCTTGAAGGCATGCACGACAACGTGCGTCAGGCGTTTGTGCTGTATTACCTCGAAGACCTGACCCAGCAGCAAATCGCCCGCCAACTGAAACTGTCGGAGCGTACGGTCCGCAAATACTTGATCCAGGCCCTGCTGCATTGCAGCCACAGCGTGGACATCTGA